A DNA window from Moorella thermoacetica contains the following coding sequences:
- a CDS encoding FadR/GntR family transcriptional regulator has protein sequence MEFKPIKTKKIYEEIVEQVKKSLSEGKLMPGERFFSERELSDKLGVSRASVREAIRALTTMGILEVRAGEGTFVRQVQDSDIIQPLVMALLLEEQQVIYLLEARQILEREIVYLAAQRATTEEKEKLVGILQHMADELARGFLQEDTDVRFHLTIAGMTHNPIVSRLMYTIADTIAQTLATKRQQLYSNLENARLLYEQHSEITQAIISGAADSARKAMAKHLRFVAQKLKK, from the coding sequence ATGGAATTCAAGCCCATTAAAACTAAAAAGATCTACGAAGAAATAGTCGAGCAGGTCAAAAAGTCCCTGAGCGAAGGGAAGCTCATGCCCGGGGAGCGATTCTTCTCCGAAAGGGAATTGTCGGATAAACTTGGTGTCAGCCGGGCGTCTGTACGGGAGGCCATCCGCGCTCTAACTACCATGGGTATCCTGGAAGTAAGGGCCGGGGAGGGGACCTTTGTCCGCCAGGTCCAGGACAGTGACATTATCCAGCCCCTGGTTATGGCTTTGCTCCTGGAAGAACAGCAAGTCATATATCTGCTGGAAGCCAGGCAGATCCTTGAACGGGAAATAGTTTACCTGGCGGCGCAGCGGGCGACCACCGAGGAAAAGGAAAAACTGGTGGGTATACTCCAGCATATGGCCGATGAACTCGCCCGTGGCTTTCTCCAGGAGGATACTGACGTCCGCTTTCACTTGACCATTGCCGGAATGACCCATAATCCCATTGTCTCACGCCTGATGTATACCATTGCCGATACCATTGCCCAGACCCTGGCCACTAAACGTCAACAGTTATACTCCAACCTGGAAAATGCAAGGTTGCTTTATGAACAGCATAGCGAGATTACCCAGGCCATTATCTCCGGGGCTGCCGATAGCGCTCGCAAGGCAATGGCCAAGCACTTGCGTTTTGTCGCCCAGAAGTTGAAGAAGTGA
- a CDS encoding pyrimidine-nucleoside phosphorylase: MQMLDLIRRKREGQALAPAEIEAMIRDYTAGIIPDYQMAAFLMAVYFRGLDREETAALTRAMIASGEQIEWSSIPGVKVDKHSTGGVADTTTLVLAPLVAAAGVPVVKMSGRGLGHTGGTIDKLESIPGFRVQLTREEMIRQVKEIGLAVTAPTGKLAPADGKLYALRDVTATVESIPLIASSVMSKKIAAGADAIVLDVKVGSGAFMPDLESARELARIMVDLGREMGRRVVAVITNMDEPLGMMVGNALEVGEAIAVLSGGGPRELREVCLTLGSQMLLLAGATGSDGEARRRLEELLAGGAALAKFRRFIAAQGGDPAVVDRPELLPRATDQVTIAALSSGYISAVQARLVGEAAMLLGAGRITKESPIDLAVGIELKKRLGDYVNAGEPLAVFHVNDRANLEAARERFLAAYILAAAPPTPQPLVYEIIRG; encoded by the coding sequence ATGCAGATGCTTGACTTAATCCGTCGCAAGCGGGAGGGCCAGGCCCTGGCCCCAGCCGAAATTGAGGCCATGATACGGGATTATACGGCCGGGATAATCCCCGACTATCAGATGGCAGCCTTTCTCATGGCCGTCTATTTTCGCGGCCTGGACCGGGAGGAAACGGCGGCCCTCACCAGGGCCATGATAGCCTCGGGGGAACAGATTGAGTGGAGTTCCATCCCGGGGGTGAAGGTCGACAAGCACAGTACCGGAGGTGTGGCCGACACCACCACCTTGGTCCTGGCGCCCCTGGTGGCCGCCGCCGGAGTGCCGGTAGTTAAGATGTCCGGCCGCGGCCTGGGACACACTGGGGGCACTATTGACAAACTGGAATCCATCCCCGGCTTCAGGGTGCAGCTGACGCGGGAAGAGATGATTCGCCAGGTAAAGGAGATCGGCCTGGCCGTCACTGCTCCCACGGGGAAGCTGGCCCCGGCTGACGGCAAGCTCTACGCCCTGCGGGACGTCACAGCGACTGTTGAGAGCATACCCCTCATTGCCAGCAGTGTAATGAGCAAAAAGATCGCCGCTGGCGCCGACGCCATAGTCCTCGATGTCAAGGTTGGCAGCGGCGCCTTTATGCCCGACCTGGAGTCGGCCCGGGAACTGGCCCGGATCATGGTGGATCTGGGCCGGGAGATGGGGCGGCGGGTGGTAGCTGTGATTACCAATATGGACGAACCCCTGGGGATGATGGTGGGCAACGCCCTGGAAGTCGGGGAGGCCATCGCCGTTTTATCCGGCGGCGGGCCGCGGGAGTTGCGGGAGGTTTGCCTCACCCTGGGCAGCCAGATGCTTCTACTGGCCGGGGCTACCGGTAGTGACGGTGAGGCGCGCCGGCGTCTGGAGGAGCTCCTGGCCGGTGGCGCCGCCCTGGCCAAATTCCGGCGGTTCATTGCCGCCCAGGGCGGCGACCCGGCGGTAGTCGACCGGCCGGAACTTCTCCCCCGCGCCACGGATCAGGTTACCATTGCCGCCCTAAGCAGCGGCTACATCAGCGCCGTCCAGGCACGCCTGGTGGGCGAGGCGGCTATGCTCCTGGGGGCCGGGCGAATAACCAAAGAAAGCCCCATCGACCTGGCGGTTGGTATCGAACTAAAAAAACGTCTGGGAGATTATGTTAACGCCGGCGAGCCCCTGGCTGTATTCCACGTCAACGACCGGGCCAACCTGGAGGCAGCCCGGGAGAGATTCCTGGCGGCCTATATTCTGGCCGCCGCACCGCCCACCCCGCAACCCCTGGTGTATGAGATAATCAGGGGATAA